From one Streptomyces sp. ICC1 genomic stretch:
- a CDS encoding DUF6381 family protein: protein MSGDSQPSERARQMRDKAQELEQAAQHATDPAERQRLRDKALRIREKSEQENGRGSGTMDPM from the coding sequence ATGAGCGGTGACAGCCAGCCGAGCGAGCGGGCCCGGCAGATGCGCGACAAGGCCCAGGAGCTGGAGCAGGCGGCGCAGCACGCCACCGATCCGGCGGAGCGGCAGCGGCTGAGGGACAAGGCCCTGCGCATCCGGGAGAAGAGCGAGCAGGAGAACGGCAGGGGCAGCGGCACCATGGACCCCATGTAA
- a CDS encoding helix-turn-helix domain-containing protein produces MIWSEFSTDHLPAAERFAHWEHVTGQSLMRTTCAGPHLCDFRAGSRALNLGAVQVFTQDYPPMEVRRSPRQVRQSDPEVYHLWLTVSGGIELNLGSRTAEVGEGDLVLYDSSHPYHGHIAPTGHAQRISSLIVQVPRGALPLRSQTLDRLSTTRIPGNTGLGMLLRTYLTGLTEQGPSYGAADVARLAAATLDLLCATLAQVARAGEELAPETRRAVLRRQVSTFIARNLADPDLTPVGIAAAHHLSVRSLHHLYQDQEVSVADEIRRGRLEGARRDLADPRLRTRSIGAVAAAWGFLDQSYFSRVFRTAYGTTPREHRGQILGGPEVR; encoded by the coding sequence ATGATCTGGTCAGAGTTCTCGACGGACCACCTGCCCGCCGCCGAGCGCTTCGCCCACTGGGAGCACGTCACCGGCCAGTCGCTGATGCGCACGACCTGCGCCGGCCCGCACCTGTGCGACTTCCGGGCCGGCTCCCGGGCCTTGAACCTGGGCGCCGTCCAGGTCTTCACGCAGGACTACCCGCCGATGGAAGTCCGCCGCAGCCCCCGACAGGTCCGCCAGAGCGACCCGGAGGTGTACCACCTCTGGCTCACCGTGAGCGGGGGCATCGAGCTCAACCTCGGCAGCCGGACCGCCGAAGTGGGTGAGGGCGACCTCGTGCTCTACGACTCCTCACACCCGTACCACGGCCACATCGCCCCCACCGGCCACGCGCAGCGGATCTCCTCCCTCATCGTGCAAGTGCCGCGCGGCGCACTGCCCCTGCGCTCGCAGACCCTGGACCGCCTCTCCACGACCCGGATCCCCGGTAACACGGGCCTCGGAATGCTGCTGCGCACCTACCTGACCGGACTGACGGAACAGGGGCCGTCGTACGGGGCCGCCGACGTGGCCCGGCTGGCCGCCGCCACCCTCGACCTGCTCTGCGCGACACTCGCCCAAGTGGCGCGGGCCGGCGAAGAACTGGCGCCCGAGACCAGGCGGGCGGTCCTGCGGCGGCAGGTCAGCACGTTCATCGCGCGGAACCTCGCCGATCCGGACCTGACACCGGTCGGCATCGCGGCCGCCCACCACCTCTCCGTCCGGTCCCTGCACCACCTGTACCAGGACCAGGAGGTCTCGGTCGCCGACGAGATCCGGCGCGGCCGGCTCGAAGGCGCGCGCCGGGACCTCGCCGACCCCCGGCTGCGCACGCGATCGATCGGCGCCGTCGCGGCGGCCTGGGGCTTCTTGGACCAGTCGTATTTCAGCCGGGTCTTCCGGACCGCCTACGGGACCACTCCCAGGGAGCACCGCGGTCAGATCCTGGGCGGCCCAGAAGTGCGCTGA
- a CDS encoding peptidoglycan-binding domain-containing protein, whose product MTRGTTTRNPAAKIRTRVALLAATTALGAGLVLAPGAQASPANAPAVVAGPAAFGCNPVTNHPQIAQGSSGSAVKELQCLLKYWGFDPGATDGQFGSKTRAAVVGFQNKFHNVCGLAVDGIVGPKTWHALLNPGC is encoded by the coding sequence ATGACACGAGGAACCACGACCCGGAACCCGGCCGCGAAGATCCGGACGAGGGTCGCCCTGCTGGCGGCGACGACCGCCCTGGGCGCCGGACTCGTCCTGGCCCCCGGCGCCCAGGCGTCGCCCGCCAACGCCCCGGCCGTCGTCGCCGGCCCGGCCGCCTTCGGCTGCAACCCCGTCACGAACCACCCGCAGATCGCACAGGGATCCTCCGGCTCGGCGGTCAAGGAACTGCAGTGCCTGCTGAAGTACTGGGGCTTCGACCCGGGCGCCACCGACGGGCAGTTCGGATCCAAGACCCGGGCCGCGGTCGTCGGATTCCAGAACAAGTTCCACAACGTCTGCGGGCTGGCCGTGGACGGGATCGTCGGGCCGAAGACCTGGCACGCGCTCCTCAACCCCGGCTGCTGA
- the nadE gene encoding ammonia-dependent NAD(+) synthetase: MSQPASTALQQEIARDLLVAETFDAQREIERRVAFLAERLTSTGLRSLVLGISGGVDSTTAGRLCQLAVERARAAGHDATFFAMRLPYGVQADEKDAQLALGFINADRVLTVDVKSASDAALAASLAGGTVFRDAHHQDFVQGNIKARQRMIAQYAVAGAHDGLVVGTDHAAEAVSGFFTKFGDGAADLVPLTGLTKRRVRACADALGAPAELVWKTPTADLETLDPGKADEDALGVTYDEIDDFLEGKPVGERAFDTIVRRYRLTEHKRQLPIAP; the protein is encoded by the coding sequence GTGAGCCAGCCGGCGTCCACCGCCCTGCAGCAGGAGATCGCCCGGGACCTCCTGGTGGCCGAGACCTTCGACGCGCAGCGGGAGATCGAGCGCCGGGTGGCGTTCCTGGCCGAGCGCCTCACCTCGACCGGTCTGCGGTCCCTGGTGCTCGGGATCAGTGGCGGGGTCGACTCCACCACGGCCGGCCGGCTCTGCCAGCTCGCCGTGGAGCGGGCCCGCGCGGCCGGCCACGACGCGACGTTCTTCGCCATGCGGCTGCCGTACGGGGTCCAGGCCGACGAGAAGGACGCCCAGCTCGCCCTCGGCTTCATCAACGCCGACCGGGTGCTGACCGTGGACGTCAAGTCCGCGAGCGACGCGGCGTTGGCGGCCTCCCTGGCCGGCGGCACCGTCTTCCGGGACGCCCACCACCAGGACTTCGTACAGGGCAACATCAAGGCCCGCCAGCGCATGATCGCCCAGTACGCGGTGGCCGGCGCCCACGACGGCCTGGTCGTCGGCACCGACCACGCCGCCGAGGCGGTCTCCGGCTTCTTCACCAAGTTCGGCGACGGCGCGGCCGACCTGGTTCCGCTGACCGGTCTGACCAAGCGGCGGGTACGGGCCTGCGCGGACGCCCTGGGCGCCCCTGCCGAGCTGGTCTGGAAGACGCCCACCGCGGACCTGGAGACCCTGGACCCGGGCAAGGCCGACGAGGACGCGCTCGGTGTGACGTACGACGAGATCGACGACTTCTTGGAGGGCAAGCCGGTCGGTGAGCGCGCCTTCGACACGATCGTCCGCCGCTACCGCCTGACGGAGCACAAGCGGCAGCTTCCGATCGCGCCGTAG
- a CDS encoding PadR family transcriptional regulator produces MALEHAILVSLLEQPGSGYELARRFERSIGYFWTATHQQIYRVLGRMEGDGRLDVREVPQLSRPDKKEYSVTAVGRAALSGWLHEPIQPDSVRHELAVKIRGAAFDDPAALILEVERHHRAHADRLTHYLAGELRDFTGPQAPDASDAGRELQHVVLRGGIAYERMQLAWLEDVLATLHRLAAP; encoded by the coding sequence ATGGCCCTTGAGCACGCGATCCTCGTCTCCCTGCTGGAGCAGCCGGGGTCCGGCTATGAGCTGGCCCGCCGGTTCGAACGGTCCATCGGCTACTTCTGGACCGCGACCCACCAGCAGATCTACCGCGTGCTGGGGCGCATGGAGGGCGACGGCCGGCTCGACGTCCGCGAAGTGCCGCAGCTGTCCCGGCCGGACAAGAAGGAGTACTCCGTCACGGCGGTCGGCCGGGCCGCCCTCTCGGGCTGGCTCCACGAGCCGATCCAGCCCGACAGCGTCCGGCACGAGCTCGCCGTGAAGATCCGCGGCGCGGCCTTCGACGACCCGGCCGCACTGATCCTCGAGGTCGAGCGGCACCACCGGGCGCACGCCGACCGGCTCACGCACTACCTGGCGGGCGAACTGCGCGACTTCACCGGTCCGCAAGCTCCGGACGCCTCCGACGCCGGGCGCGAACTCCAGCACGTCGTGCTGCGCGGCGGCATCGCCTACGAGCGGATGCAGCTCGCCTGGCTGGAGGACGTGCTCGCCACGCTCCACCGCCTCGCGGCGCCCTGA
- the purD gene encoding phosphoribosylamine--glycine ligase encodes MKVLVIGGGAREHALCRSLSLDPDVNALYCAPGNAGIAEVAELRPVDALDGEAVARLATELRADLVVVGPEAPLVAGVADAVRAVGIPVFGPSGEAARLEGSKAFAKDVMAAAGVPTARSYVCTTPDEVDAALDAFGAPYVVKDDGLAAGKGVVVTDDLAAARAHALGCDRVVIEEFLDGPEVSLFAITDGVTVLPLQPAQDFKRALDGDAGPNTGGMGAYSPLPWADPKLVDEVMASVLQPTVDELRHRGTPFSGLLYAGLAITSRGVRVIEFNARFGDPETQVVLARLRTPLASVLLGSANGTLSTLPPLSWREDAAVTVVIASHNYPETPRTGDPIEGLAEVAEQDAPEAYVLHAGTRLEGDAVVSAGGRVLSVTATGSDLAQARTRAYKAVARIKLDGSQYRTDIAEKAAEGR; translated from the coding sequence GTGAAGGTCCTCGTCATCGGCGGCGGCGCCCGCGAACATGCCCTGTGCCGCTCTCTGTCCCTCGATCCCGACGTCAACGCGCTGTACTGCGCCCCAGGCAACGCCGGCATCGCCGAGGTGGCCGAGCTCCGCCCCGTCGACGCCCTCGACGGCGAAGCCGTCGCCCGCCTCGCCACCGAACTCCGCGCCGACCTGGTCGTCGTCGGCCCGGAGGCCCCGCTCGTCGCCGGCGTCGCCGACGCCGTGCGCGCGGTCGGCATCCCCGTCTTCGGCCCGTCCGGCGAGGCGGCGCGGCTCGAGGGCTCCAAAGCCTTCGCCAAGGACGTGATGGCCGCGGCCGGCGTCCCGACGGCCCGCAGCTACGTGTGCACCACCCCCGACGAGGTGGACGCGGCCCTCGACGCCTTCGGCGCCCCGTACGTGGTCAAGGACGACGGCCTGGCCGCCGGCAAGGGCGTCGTGGTCACCGACGACCTGGCCGCCGCCCGCGCCCACGCGCTCGGCTGCGACCGCGTGGTCATCGAGGAGTTCCTCGACGGCCCCGAGGTCTCCCTCTTCGCCATCACCGACGGCGTCACCGTGCTGCCGCTCCAGCCCGCGCAGGACTTCAAGCGCGCGCTCGACGGCGACGCGGGCCCGAACACCGGCGGCATGGGCGCCTACTCCCCGCTCCCCTGGGCCGACCCGAAGCTGGTCGACGAGGTCATGGCCTCCGTCCTCCAGCCCACCGTGGACGAGCTGCGCCACCGCGGCACCCCCTTCTCCGGACTGCTGTACGCCGGCCTCGCGATCACCTCGCGCGGTGTCCGGGTCATCGAGTTCAACGCCCGCTTCGGCGACCCCGAGACCCAGGTCGTCCTGGCCCGGCTGCGCACCCCGCTCGCGAGCGTGCTGCTGGGCTCCGCGAACGGCACCCTGAGCACCCTGCCCCCGCTCAGCTGGCGCGAGGACGCGGCCGTCACGGTCGTCATCGCCTCCCACAACTACCCGGAGACCCCGCGCACCGGGGACCCCATCGAGGGTCTGGCCGAGGTCGCGGAGCAGGACGCCCCGGAGGCGTACGTCCTGCACGCCGGGACCCGGCTCGAAGGCGACGCGGTCGTCAGCGCGGGCGGGCGCGTGCTGTCGGTGACGGCGACCGGTTCCGATCTGGCGCAGGCCCGTACGAGGGCGTATAAGGCCGTCGCGCGGATCAAGCTCGACGGCTCGCAGTACCGCACGGACATCGCCGAAAAGGCGGCGGAGGGCCGTTGA